A single genomic interval of Sander lucioperca isolate FBNREF2018 chromosome 9, SLUC_FBN_1.2, whole genome shotgun sequence harbors:
- the pkia gene encoding cAMP-dependent protein kinase inhibitor alpha has product MSDVEATYADFIASGRTGRRNAMHDILQSPADPEGRGLPLTLSLSQLHINAGGGDGDDTDDSQSSSSAGHREVEQRNS; this is encoded by the exons ATGTCTGATGTTGAGGCCACGTACGCAGACTTCATCGCCTCTGGCAGGACGGGACGCAGGAACGCCATGCACGACATTCTGCAGAGTCCCGCCGACCCTGAGGGACGAGGACTGCCCCTCACCCTGTCTCTGTCCCAGCTGCACATCAACGCAGGAGGGGGAG ATGGAGACGACACTGATGACAGCCAGAGCTCTTCCTCCGCGGGCCACAGGGAGGTGGAGCAGAGGAACAGCTAA
- the lyn gene encoding tyrosine-protein kinase Lyn isoform X1 — protein sequence MGCMKSTLSEGLSGGVEGKSSQQTVRTDHTHYVRDPTSNTKDNINNSLLPGQVFQKLEEQNAVCKIVISIYPYEAAHPDDLGFKKGEKMKILEEHGEWWKAKSLTTNKEGFIPCNYVAQADTMETEEWFFKDITRKDAERELLAPANKPGSYLIRESETSKGSYSLSIRDMDAQGTDSVKHYKIRKLDNGGYYISPKISFSNIGSMIKHYHNKADGLCRKLDRACVKPKAQKPWDKDAWEISKDSIKMVKKLGAGQFGEVWMAYYNNTTTVAVKTLKPGTMTVEAFMEEANVMKTLQHNRLVRLYAVVTKTPPIYIITEFMANGSLLDFLKSDAGCKLQLPKLIDFSAQIAEGMAYIEKKNYIHRDLRAANVLVSESLICKIADFGLARVIEDDEYSAREGAKFPIKWTAPEAINYGSFTIKSDMWSFGVLLYEIITYGKIPYPGMTKGEVISSVQRGYRMPQPDSCPAELYEIMMSCWKNKPEDRPTFEYLQSVLDDFYTATEAQYQQQP from the exons ATGGGCTGTATGAAGTCCACGCTGAGCGAAGGTCTGAGCGGAGGAGTGGAGGGGAAGAGCAGCCAGCAGACTGTACGTACCGACCACACGCACTATGTCAGAGACCCCACCTCCAATACAAAAGACAACATA AATAACTCCCTGTTACCTGGTCAGGTGTTCCAAAAGCTGGAAG AGCAAAATGCGGTTTGTAAAATTGTGATCAGCATTTACCCGTATGAAGCTGCGCATCCTGATGACTTAGGATTCAAGAAAGGAGAAAAGATGAAAATCTTAGAAGA ACATGGAGAATGGTGGAAAGCAAAGTCATTGACAACCAACAAAGAAGGATTCATTCCGTGCAATTATGTTGCCCAAGCTGACACCATGGAAACAGAAGA GTGGTTTTTCAAGGACATCACAAGAAAGGATGCAGAAAGGGAGCTGTTGGCGCCAGCAAACAAACCAGGCTCTTATCTTATCAGGGAAAGTGAAACATCAAAAG GAAGTTACTCATTGTCCATCAGAGACATGGATGCCCAGGGAACAGATTCAGTCAAACACTATAAAATCAGGAAGCTGGATAATGGCGGCTACTACATCTCTCCTAAAATCTCCTTCAGCAACATTGGCAGCATGATCAAACACTACCACA ACAAAGCGGATGGCCTGTGTCGTAAACTGGACCGCGCATGTGTGAAACCCAAAGCTCAGAAGCCGTGGGATAAAGATGCCTGGGAGATTTCCAAAGATTCTATTAAGATGGTGAAGAAACTCGGAGCAGGGCAGTTTGGAGAAGTCTGGATGG CTTactacaacaacacaaccacagtGGCGGTGAAGACGCTGAAGCCAGGCACCATGACAGTCGAAGCCTTCATGGAAGAAGCCAACGTCATGAAGACGCTGCAGCACAACAGGCTGGTGCGGCTCTACGCTGTTGTCACCAAGACACCACCCATCTATATCATCACTGAGTTTATGGCAAATG GGAGCCTACTAGACTTCTTAAAGAGCGATGCAGGATGCAAACTGCAACTACCCAAGCTCATCGATTTCTCAGCGCAG ATAGCAGAGGGCATGGCGTACATAGAGAAGAAGAATTACATACACAGAGACCTGAGAGCAGCTAATGTCCTGGTGTCAGAGAGCCTGATCTGTAAAATAGCTGACTTTGGCCTGGCAAGAGTCATAGAGGATGACGAATACTCTGCCAGAGAGG GAGCCAAATTCCCCATTAAGTGGACCGCTCCAGAGGCCATAAACTACGGATCCTTCACGATCAAGTCAGACATGTGGTCCTTTGGAGTTCTGCTCTATGAGATTATAACCTACGGGAAAATCCCATACCCAG GTATGACTAAAGGAGAGGTGATATCCTCGGTGCAGCGCGGCTACCGGATGCCTCAGCCCGACAGCTGTCCCGCTGAGCTCTACGAGATCATGATGTCCTGCTGGAAGAACAAACCTGAAGACAGGCCCACCTTTGAGTACTTGCAGAGTGTCCTGGATGACTTCTACACCGCCACAGAGGCACAATACCAGCAACAACCATAA
- the lyn gene encoding tyrosine-protein kinase Lyn isoform X2, protein MGCMKSTLSEGLSGGVEGKSSQQTNNSLLPGQVFQKLEEQNAVCKIVISIYPYEAAHPDDLGFKKGEKMKILEEHGEWWKAKSLTTNKEGFIPCNYVAQADTMETEEWFFKDITRKDAERELLAPANKPGSYLIRESETSKGSYSLSIRDMDAQGTDSVKHYKIRKLDNGGYYISPKISFSNIGSMIKHYHNKADGLCRKLDRACVKPKAQKPWDKDAWEISKDSIKMVKKLGAGQFGEVWMAYYNNTTTVAVKTLKPGTMTVEAFMEEANVMKTLQHNRLVRLYAVVTKTPPIYIITEFMANGSLLDFLKSDAGCKLQLPKLIDFSAQIAEGMAYIEKKNYIHRDLRAANVLVSESLICKIADFGLARVIEDDEYSAREGAKFPIKWTAPEAINYGSFTIKSDMWSFGVLLYEIITYGKIPYPGMTKGEVISSVQRGYRMPQPDSCPAELYEIMMSCWKNKPEDRPTFEYLQSVLDDFYTATEAQYQQQP, encoded by the exons ATGGGCTGTATGAAGTCCACGCTGAGCGAAGGTCTGAGCGGAGGAGTGGAGGGGAAGAGCAGCCAGCAGACT AATAACTCCCTGTTACCTGGTCAGGTGTTCCAAAAGCTGGAAG AGCAAAATGCGGTTTGTAAAATTGTGATCAGCATTTACCCGTATGAAGCTGCGCATCCTGATGACTTAGGATTCAAGAAAGGAGAAAAGATGAAAATCTTAGAAGA ACATGGAGAATGGTGGAAAGCAAAGTCATTGACAACCAACAAAGAAGGATTCATTCCGTGCAATTATGTTGCCCAAGCTGACACCATGGAAACAGAAGA GTGGTTTTTCAAGGACATCACAAGAAAGGATGCAGAAAGGGAGCTGTTGGCGCCAGCAAACAAACCAGGCTCTTATCTTATCAGGGAAAGTGAAACATCAAAAG GAAGTTACTCATTGTCCATCAGAGACATGGATGCCCAGGGAACAGATTCAGTCAAACACTATAAAATCAGGAAGCTGGATAATGGCGGCTACTACATCTCTCCTAAAATCTCCTTCAGCAACATTGGCAGCATGATCAAACACTACCACA ACAAAGCGGATGGCCTGTGTCGTAAACTGGACCGCGCATGTGTGAAACCCAAAGCTCAGAAGCCGTGGGATAAAGATGCCTGGGAGATTTCCAAAGATTCTATTAAGATGGTGAAGAAACTCGGAGCAGGGCAGTTTGGAGAAGTCTGGATGG CTTactacaacaacacaaccacagtGGCGGTGAAGACGCTGAAGCCAGGCACCATGACAGTCGAAGCCTTCATGGAAGAAGCCAACGTCATGAAGACGCTGCAGCACAACAGGCTGGTGCGGCTCTACGCTGTTGTCACCAAGACACCACCCATCTATATCATCACTGAGTTTATGGCAAATG GGAGCCTACTAGACTTCTTAAAGAGCGATGCAGGATGCAAACTGCAACTACCCAAGCTCATCGATTTCTCAGCGCAG ATAGCAGAGGGCATGGCGTACATAGAGAAGAAGAATTACATACACAGAGACCTGAGAGCAGCTAATGTCCTGGTGTCAGAGAGCCTGATCTGTAAAATAGCTGACTTTGGCCTGGCAAGAGTCATAGAGGATGACGAATACTCTGCCAGAGAGG GAGCCAAATTCCCCATTAAGTGGACCGCTCCAGAGGCCATAAACTACGGATCCTTCACGATCAAGTCAGACATGTGGTCCTTTGGAGTTCTGCTCTATGAGATTATAACCTACGGGAAAATCCCATACCCAG GTATGACTAAAGGAGAGGTGATATCCTCGGTGCAGCGCGGCTACCGGATGCCTCAGCCCGACAGCTGTCCCGCTGAGCTCTACGAGATCATGATGTCCTGCTGGAAGAACAAACCTGAAGACAGGCCCACCTTTGAGTACTTGCAGAGTGTCCTGGATGACTTCTACACCGCCACAGAGGCACAATACCAGCAACAACCATAA